The Desulfocurvus vexinensis DSM 17965 genome includes a window with the following:
- a CDS encoding carboxymuconolactone decarboxylase family protein, whose protein sequence is MDDGRYARGLQRLGEIDGDAGRKVMESLADIAPDLARYIIEFPFGDVYSRPGLGLREREIATVAALAAMGNAAPQLAVHVHGALNVGVQPAEIVEVVIQMAVYAGFPAALNAMAVVREVFAQRGVGPCAGA, encoded by the coding sequence ATGGACGACGGACGCTATGCCAGAGGGTTGCAACGGCTGGGGGAAATCGACGGGGACGCCGGGCGCAAGGTGATGGAATCGCTGGCGGACATTGCGCCCGATCTGGCGCGCTACATCATCGAGTTCCCCTTCGGGGACGTGTATTCGCGCCCCGGCCTGGGCCTGCGTGAGCGCGAGATCGCCACCGTGGCTGCCCTGGCGGCCATGGGCAACGCCGCGCCGCAGCTGGCGGTGCACGTCCACGGCGCGCTCAACGTGGGCGTGCAGCCTGCCGAGATCGTGGAGGTGGTCATCCAGATGGCCGTGTACGCGGGGTTCCCGGCGGCGCTCAACGCCATGGCCGTGGTCCGCGAGGTGTTCGCGCAGCGGGGGGTGGGGCCATGCGCCGGGGCGTGA